A region from the Bdellovibrio bacteriovorus genome encodes:
- the hutH gene encoding histidine ammonia-lyase, with product MQINGENITLENLYQIATTPSMKVELAASGRAAMQKSRSYIEGRISSGEVMYGVNTGFGAFSSVRISDAEIEQLQRNLIRSHSVGVGTPFTKKETRAMMVLRANALAKGHSGIRPLVVDKILEFLNNDIIPVVPSQGSVGASGDLAPLSHLALTIIGEGLAWGKDGQAVDVRELLKEKNIEPLELKAKEGLSMINGCQVMTSVGLLSLWEARRLLWLADIAGAMSLEGLRGTRKAFDPLISATRPHPGEAKTARNLMKILGETSQISESHSINDPRVQDAYSLRCMPAVHGAAKDALRYVVKVLETEANSSTDNPLVFADENKVLSCGNFHGMPVAHAMDFAGIAISSQASISECRISKMISTQMSELPAFLTPNGGLNSGHMIVQVAAASLVSENKVLAHPASVDSIPTSAEKEDHVSMGTIAARKFAQILRNAEHVVAMELLSACQAIDMLAPLQPNAAVKAVFDHIRKTVPYAKEDRIFYKDIEAIKAMMLSNELVTVAEKAVGPMEW from the coding sequence ATGCAAATTAACGGTGAAAACATCACTTTGGAAAACCTTTACCAAATCGCGACTACGCCTAGCATGAAGGTGGAGTTGGCTGCCAGTGGTAGAGCAGCCATGCAGAAATCTCGTTCGTATATTGAAGGCCGCATTTCTAGTGGCGAAGTGATGTACGGAGTGAATACAGGTTTTGGTGCTTTTTCTTCCGTTCGTATCTCTGACGCTGAAATTGAACAGCTGCAAAGAAATCTGATCCGTTCACACTCAGTGGGTGTAGGCACTCCTTTCACGAAAAAAGAAACTCGTGCGATGATGGTTCTTCGTGCCAATGCTTTGGCTAAAGGACACAGTGGTATTCGTCCTCTTGTCGTAGATAAAATCCTGGAGTTCTTAAACAACGACATCATTCCGGTTGTGCCTTCACAAGGTTCTGTGGGGGCGAGCGGTGACTTGGCTCCGCTTTCGCATTTAGCGCTAACAATCATCGGCGAAGGTTTGGCGTGGGGTAAAGACGGTCAAGCTGTCGACGTTCGTGAATTATTGAAAGAAAAAAACATCGAGCCTTTAGAGTTGAAAGCCAAAGAAGGTCTTTCAATGATCAACGGTTGTCAGGTGATGACGTCTGTCGGTCTTCTTTCATTGTGGGAAGCACGCCGTTTATTGTGGCTTGCGGATATCGCAGGTGCGATGTCTTTAGAAGGCCTTCGTGGCACACGCAAAGCTTTTGATCCCTTGATCTCGGCCACTCGTCCTCATCCAGGCGAAGCGAAAACGGCGCGCAACCTGATGAAGATTTTGGGCGAGACCAGCCAGATTTCCGAAAGCCATTCCATCAATGACCCTCGCGTGCAAGATGCGTATTCACTTCGTTGTATGCCCGCAGTTCATGGAGCCGCCAAAGATGCTCTTCGTTACGTTGTCAAAGTTTTGGAAACAGAAGCCAATTCTTCGACAGACAATCCGTTGGTGTTCGCCGATGAAAACAAGGTTCTTTCATGCGGTAACTTCCACGGAATGCCGGTGGCGCATGCGATGGACTTCGCCGGTATCGCCATTTCTTCTCAAGCTAGTATCAGTGAGTGCCGTATTTCTAAAATGATCTCAACCCAGATGAGTGAGCTTCCCGCGTTCTTAACTCCGAATGGTGGTTTGAACTCAGGTCACATGATTGTGCAAGTGGCGGCGGCTTCCTTGGTCAGCGAAAACAAAGTTTTGGCGCACCCAGCGTCTGTGGATTCCATTCCGACGTCGGCGGAAAAAGAAGACCATGTTTCTATGGGCACGATCGCCGCAAGAAAGTTCGCGCAAATTCTTAGAAACGCAGAGCACGTTGTTGCCATGGAGCTGTTGTCAGCATGTCAGGCCATTGACATGTTGGCACCACTTCAACCGAACGCAGCAGTAAAGGCCGTGTTCGATCATATTCGTAAAACAGTTCCATACGCTAAAGAAGATCGTATCTTCTACAAGGACATCGAAGCTATTAAAGCGATGATGCTTTCAAACGAGCTAGTGACTGTGGCTGAAAAAGCCGTCGGTCCGATGGAATGGTAA
- a CDS encoding outer membrane beta-barrel protein, whose product MKKLMAVFALVLGFTSVSYADLLVEPYLGYEMGKTKDPDGKLDGTQLGLRLAYKTPIMFWAGLDYTLGVSAESKPDNAANEDAKRSTAYGVVGIDFPILLRAWVGYGFMNEIKLEDSGKLKGTNYKVGVAFTGLPFISLNLEYLNESFDEIDGVDVDAKNDSYVLSVSLPLEF is encoded by the coding sequence ATGAAAAAGCTCATGGCGGTTTTTGCCTTAGTTCTTGGCTTTACAAGTGTGTCGTACGCCGATCTTTTAGTGGAGCCTTATCTTGGCTATGAGATGGGTAAAACTAAAGATCCAGATGGTAAATTGGACGGTACTCAACTAGGACTTCGTTTGGCCTACAAAACGCCAATTATGTTCTGGGCGGGACTTGATTACACTCTAGGAGTTAGCGCGGAATCAAAACCAGATAATGCGGCAAACGAAGATGCAAAAAGAAGCACAGCTTATGGTGTTGTTGGGATCGACTTTCCAATTTTGCTTAGAGCGTGGGTTGGTTATGGTTTCATGAACGAAATCAAGTTGGAAGATTCTGGTAAGTTAAAGGGAACTAACTATAAAGTTGGGGTTGCGTTCACAGGTTTGCCTTTCATTTCATTGAATCTTGAATATTTAAATGAAAGCTTCGACGAGATTGACGGCGTAGACGTTGATGCTAAAAATGACTCTTACGTTCTTTCAGTTTCTTTGCCTCTTGAGTTCTAA
- a CDS encoding NUDIX domain-containing protein → MLRTFKDDKEFYASLSKKRIGVGVLLFYKGELLIVQPTYNPGWILPGGTVEGEESPLEGLHREVREELSIAIDPRDLISVDYISNKDVKGEYIQFLFTAKELTETQAQSIRLDPYELRDHKFVDIENALTLLTPSVAKRVGHSLIAMEEKKGAVYLENGSPFVNL, encoded by the coding sequence ATGTTACGAACCTTCAAGGATGACAAAGAGTTCTATGCTTCCCTGTCCAAAAAGCGTATTGGCGTGGGAGTTTTACTCTTCTATAAAGGCGAACTGTTAATAGTGCAGCCAACTTATAATCCAGGATGGATTTTGCCTGGCGGCACTGTCGAAGGAGAAGAGTCTCCGCTAGAAGGATTGCATCGCGAAGTCCGCGAAGAGCTGTCGATCGCCATTGATCCCCGCGATCTTATTTCTGTCGATTATATTTCAAACAAAGACGTCAAAGGCGAATACATCCAATTTCTTTTTACCGCCAAAGAGCTGACGGAAACGCAAGCGCAAAGCATTCGCTTAGATCCGTATGAACTTCGCGATCACAAATTTGTCGACATTGAAAACGCGCTAACGCTTCTGACGCCTTCGGTGGCAAAACGCGTGGGGCACAGTCTGATTGCGATGGAAGAAAAGAAAGGGGCTGTTTACTTAGAAAATGGATCGCCATTTGTGAACTTATAA
- the rpe gene encoding ribulose-phosphate 3-epimerase has product MVAPSILSADFANLEKEIKAVAEAGADWIHVDVMDGRFVPNITIGIPVVKSLKKVSPLPLDVHLMIEEPERYVEDFIKAGSDYLTIHVEATKDPAAVLRRIRELGAKPGITLRPKTSLATVLPLLPLCDLVLVMTVEPGFGGQSFMHDQIEKISKLRQEIKTKNLNCLIEVDGGINAETAKLCHEADVFVAGSYVFSKDYKTAIAALK; this is encoded by the coding sequence ATGGTCGCTCCCTCCATTCTGTCGGCGGATTTTGCAAATCTTGAAAAAGAAATCAAGGCCGTTGCCGAGGCGGGCGCAGACTGGATTCACGTGGATGTGATGGACGGGCGCTTTGTTCCTAATATCACAATCGGGATTCCTGTTGTTAAGTCTTTAAAGAAAGTGTCACCACTTCCCTTGGATGTTCACTTGATGATCGAAGAACCTGAACGCTACGTCGAAGATTTTATCAAAGCGGGCAGTGATTATTTAACGATTCATGTGGAAGCTACAAAAGATCCTGCGGCGGTTCTTCGTCGTATTCGTGAGTTGGGTGCTAAACCCGGCATTACTTTGCGACCTAAAACTTCGTTAGCGACCGTTCTGCCACTTTTGCCTTTATGTGACTTGGTGCTAGTGATGACTGTCGAGCCCGGTTTTGGTGGACAGTCTTTCATGCACGATCAAATCGAAAAAATTTCGAAGCTGCGCCAAGAAATCAAAACGAAAAATTTGAATTGTCTGATTGAAGTCGATGGTGGCATCAACGCCGAAACCGCAAAGCTTTGTCATGAGGCTGACGTGTTTGTAGCGGGCAGTTATGTTTTCAGTAAAGACTATAAGACGGCGATTGCGGCTTTAAAGTAA
- the fmt gene encoding methionyl-tRNA formyltransferase, which translates to MSKVRVCFLGTPEFAVTSLQALLKDEHFEVVGVVTQPDRPAGRKLQLTPSPVKVLAQEHNLKVISPESLKADAAAVAEIASWGAEVGVVVAFGQILTQSFLDSFRFGCVNVHGSVLPRWRGAAPIQRAIEAGDLESGVTLQKMVKKLDAGDIIGIRRVKITPEMNALELHDKLAELGADLLRVELMDYVRGNLAPTPQDESQVTIAKKIEKHESQVDWNLSAKAIDGKIRGFVYGPGVFTLLQGKKLKLHKAIPVSGSVSAEPGSITTINADHLSVATGDGILKIYEVQPESRNRMKVADFLKGHDLKVGDKLGV; encoded by the coding sequence GTGAGTAAGGTCCGCGTCTGTTTTCTTGGAACCCCTGAATTTGCCGTGACCTCTTTGCAAGCTCTTCTGAAGGATGAGCACTTTGAGGTCGTCGGAGTTGTCACTCAACCCGATCGTCCCGCAGGACGTAAATTGCAACTGACACCAAGCCCGGTGAAGGTTTTAGCTCAAGAACATAATTTGAAAGTTATTTCTCCCGAGTCTTTAAAGGCCGACGCGGCTGCGGTTGCAGAAATCGCAAGCTGGGGAGCTGAAGTCGGCGTCGTTGTCGCCTTTGGACAAATTCTTACGCAAAGTTTTTTGGATTCATTTCGATTTGGCTGTGTGAATGTTCACGGCTCTGTTCTTCCGCGCTGGCGGGGGGCGGCTCCGATTCAACGCGCGATCGAAGCAGGGGATCTTGAAAGTGGCGTGACATTGCAAAAGATGGTGAAGAAGCTCGATGCTGGCGACATCATTGGTATTCGTCGCGTGAAAATCACTCCCGAAATGAACGCTTTAGAACTTCACGACAAGCTTGCTGAATTGGGCGCAGATCTTTTGCGTGTCGAGTTGATGGACTATGTGCGCGGAAACTTGGCGCCGACGCCGCAAGATGAATCGCAAGTCACCATTGCTAAAAAAATTGAAAAGCATGAATCACAAGTAGACTGGAATCTTTCTGCCAAAGCGATTGATGGAAAAATCCGTGGTTTCGTTTATGGGCCGGGAGTTTTCACTTTGCTTCAAGGCAAAAAGTTAAAGCTACATAAAGCGATTCCCGTGAGTGGTTCGGTGAGTGCGGAACCGGGAAGCATTACGACAATCAACGCGGATCACTTGTCCGTCGCGACAGGTGATGGCATTTTAAAAATATACGAAGTGCAACCAGAGTCTCGCAATCGCATGAAGGTTGCAGATTTCCTAAAAGGTCATGATCTTAAAGTAGGAGACAAGCTCGGTGTCTAA
- the def gene encoding peptide deformylase has product MIMKILTFPDPKLREVSKPVTEFGPELKKLSEDMIETMYDANGIGLAAPQVGELVRMVVIDTRPKDDKGRRYKYEDMTDLEKAVPQPLILINPEIVKGEGKTTFDEGCLSIPGYYETVERYNYIEMKAFDLNGKEFIVKTDGLLAICMQHELDHLEGTLFVDHLSFVKGNKIKNQIKKYGYPVKDKDKAADAGSAGADAKAGAGPGKEKLEV; this is encoded by the coding sequence ATGATCATGAAAATCCTCACATTTCCAGATCCGAAATTGCGTGAAGTTTCTAAACCTGTCACGGAGTTTGGTCCTGAGCTAAAAAAGCTTTCCGAGGATATGATCGAAACTATGTACGACGCGAATGGCATCGGGCTTGCGGCTCCGCAAGTGGGTGAGTTGGTGCGTATGGTTGTTATCGACACTCGCCCTAAAGATGATAAAGGTCGTCGTTATAAGTACGAAGACATGACGGATCTTGAAAAAGCCGTTCCTCAACCCTTGATTTTGATCAACCCAGAAATCGTTAAAGGCGAAGGCAAAACAACTTTCGACGAAGGTTGCTTGTCTATCCCTGGTTATTACGAAACTGTGGAGCGCTACAACTATATCGAAATGAAAGCCTTCGATTTGAATGGCAAAGAGTTCATTGTGAAAACCGATGGTCTTCTTGCGATCTGCATGCAGCATGAGCTTGATCACTTAGAGGGAACTCTTTTCGTCGATCACTTGAGTTTCGTTAAAGGAAACAAAATTAAAAACCAAATCAAAAAATACGGCTACCCTGTGAAAGACAAAGATAAAGCGGCGGACGCCGGCAGTGCTGGAGCGGATGCGAAAGCTGGAGCAGGACCAGGCAAAGAAAAGTTGGAAGTGTGA